Proteins from one Peromyscus eremicus chromosome 8a, PerEre_H2_v1, whole genome shotgun sequence genomic window:
- the LOC131916013 gene encoding olfactory receptor 1361-like: MDGDNQTMVTEFLLLGLTGQSEKEEIVFGMFLWMYLVTISGNLLIMLAISCDPHLHTPMYFFLANLSSVDISAPSVTVPKALVNHMLGSKSISYMECMTQIYFFITFSNMDGFLLSVMAYDRYVAICHPLHYTMMMRPRLCVLLVVISWVITNLHALLHTLLMVRLTFCSHNAVHHFFCDPYPIMKLSCSDTFINDLMVFTIGGLVFLTPFTCIIVSYAYIFSKVLKLQSAHGIRKALSTCGSHLTVVSLFYGSILGIYMHPSSTYTVQDTVATVIFTVVTPMVNPFIYSLRNRDIKGALRKIILRS, encoded by the coding sequence ATGGATGGGGACAATCAGACTATGGTCACAGAATTCCtcctcctgggactcactggacAATCAGAGAAAGAAGAGATTGTCTTTGGGATGTTCTTGTGGATGTACTTGGTCACCATCTCTGGGAATCTTCTTATCATGCTGGCCATCAGCTGTGACCCTCAtctccacacacccatgtacttttTCTTGGCCAACCTCTCCAGTGTTGACATTAGTGCTCCGTCTGTCACTGTCCCCAAGGCACTGGTAAATCACATGTTGGGAAGCAAGTCCATCTCTTACATGGAGTGCATGACCCAGATCTATTTCTTCATCACATTCAGCAACATGGATGGCTTCCTGCTGAGTGTGATGGCCTATGACCGATATGTGGCTATTTGTCACCCACTCCACTACACCATGATGATGAGGCCCAGACTCTGTGTCCTCCTGGTGGTCATATCTTGGGTCATCACAAACCTGCATGCTCTCTTGCACACTCTTCTCATGGTTCGCCTCACCTTTTGTTCCCACAATGCAGTGCACCACTTCTTCTGTGACCCTTACCCTATCATGAAGCTCTCTTGTTCTGATACCTTTATCAATGACCTGATGGTCTTCACCATTGGTGGGCTGGTATTTCTGACACCATTTACATGCATTATTGTTTCCTATGCCTACATCTTCTCTAAGGTTCTGAAATTACAGTCTGCCCACGGAATAAGGAAAGCTCTGTCCACATGTGGATCTCACCTCACCGTGGTCTCCCTTTTCTATGGGTCAATCCTGGGCATTTATATGCACCCTTCATCCACCTACACAGTACAGGACACAGTGGCTACTGTCATCTTCACAGTGGTGACACCCATGGTCAATCCCTtcatctacagcctgaggaatCGTGACATCAAAGGAGCCCTGAGGAAGATAATTCTTAGATCTTAG
- the LOC131916564 gene encoding olfactory receptor 1D2-like, whose amino-acid sequence MFKNETGVSEFLLLGITNDPGQQRILFWAFLCMYLVTLTGNILILLAISSDPRLHTPMYFFLANLSLVDICFTTNLIPRLLASHVAGTRTISYAHCLTQMYFLISFANVDTFLLAAMALDRFVAICYPLQYCTIITPQLCGGLAATVWVCSGLISLVHTLLMSRLTFCSLLPEISHFYCDAYLLMKLACSDTRVNQRVFLGAVVLFVAPCILIVVSYVRITIAVLQIPSAKGRHKAFSTCSSHLSVVTLFYGTVLGIYIRPPDSFSTQDTVATIMYTVVTPMLNPFIYSLRNKDIKETMTRLLNSGLKSS is encoded by the coding sequence ATGTTCAAGAATGAGACGGGAGTCAGCGAGTTTCTCCTGCTTGGCATCACCAATGACCCGGGGCAGCAGCGAATCCTCTTCTGGGCCTTCCTGTGCATGTACCTGGTCACGCTGACTGGGAACATTCTCATCCTCCTGGCCATCAGCTCTGACCCCCGcctgcacacccccatgtacttcttcctggcCAACCTTTCCCTTGTTGACATCTGCTTCACCACCAATCTCATCCCCAGGCTCCTGGCCAGCCACGTGGCTGGAACACGAACTATCTCTTATGCCCACTGCTTGACTCAGATGTACTTTCTAATCTCCTTTGCCAATGTGGACACCTTTCTGCTGGCTGCCATGGCCCTGGACAGATTCGTGGCCATCTGCTACCCGCTACAGTACTGCACCATCATAACCCCCCAGCTCTGTGGGGGGCTGGCAGCCACCGTGTGGGTGTGCTCTGGCCTCATCTCCCTGGTGCACACTCTCCTCATGAGCAGACTGAccttctgctctctgcttcccgagaTCTCTCACTTCTACTGCGATGCTTACCTGCTCATGAAGTTGGCCTGCTCAGACACACGAGTCAATCAACGTGTCTTCCTGGGGGCCGTGGTCCTCTTTGTGGCTCCCTGCATTCTCATTGTGGTCTCTTATGTCCGCATCACTATAGCGGTCCTCCAGATACCCTCTGCCAAGGGCAGGCACAAGGCATTTTCCACATGTAGCTCACACCTATCCGTGGTCACCCTGTTCTATGGGACGGTTCTGGGAATCTATATACGGCCCCCAGACTCCTTCTCCACCCAGGACACAGTGGCCACCATCATGTACACTGTGGTGACCCCCATGCTGAACCCCTtcatctacagcctgaggaacaaGGACATAAAGGAGACCATGACAAGGCTCCTCAACAGTGGCTTGAAGTCCTCTTAG